In one window of Leptospira saintgironsiae DNA:
- a CDS encoding DUF6941 family protein, which translates to MDKIIGIYFCETAIVDSRTNQLSLISIFEELALPALPAVLAKISLVIILENGNPHVSDSEDTPITIEIYNNDKKLYEQHSRIKYLGKTYARLIMQLNGLPIREVGQLTITTKTSSSTEKKELPIKLLS; encoded by the coding sequence ATGGATAAAATAATAGGAATTTATTTTTGTGAAACGGCCATAGTTGATTCTCGAACTAATCAACTTTCGCTAATTAGTATCTTCGAAGAATTAGCACTCCCTGCTTTGCCAGCTGTATTGGCAAAGATTAGTTTAGTGATAATCTTAGAAAATGGTAATCCGCACGTTAGTGATTCAGAGGATACACCAATAACTATTGAAATATATAACAATGACAAGAAGCTTTATGAGCAGCATTCGCGAATTAAATATTTAGGTAAGACCTACGCTAGATTAATTATGCAATTAAATGGTCTCCCAATTCGTGAGGTCGGTCAGCTGACAATTACCACAAAGACATCCTCTTCTACTGAAAAAAAAGAACTTCCAATCAAACTTCTTTCGTAA